GATCTCCAAAATAAACAATAGCAACTGTTTTCCCATTTTCCTCGTCTTCATCATCGTAATACCCGATTCTTCCTTTTTGTACACCCCTTGTACATATCACTGGTCCATATTCTAGATATTTCATATAAATCAACCTTCTTTCGTATGTGTATAACATATATAACAGAAGAAGCAGAGCCATCCTTAGCTCTGCTATCTATGCAGGTGAAGGGACTCACCCCCTGCCTATGGCGCTAGATCCTAAGTCTAGTGCGTCTGCCAGTCCCGCCACACCTGCAAACACAACGCAGTCTTAATACAGAAGCGTTTAATTCTTACTGTATCTGACTGCGTTAGTGATTATATCATATCCTTATTTTACCTTCAACCATGATCCTAAAAAACAAATAAACTCATAAAGTAAGGGGAACTATTTTCTGCTCCACTCCCGTCTGATAGGCTTTTTCTACGGCTTCCATATAGCACACCGGCATCATCAGCTCTTCATAGGTTTGATCCATCTTTCCGGTGCGCAGCATATGTGCAAAATTATCGCATTCCCGTTCGTAGATTTTGCTGATATCCAGCTCCTTAAACAGAGTCTGCTCCTTTTGATAGATCGTAGCTGAATAATGATAACAGCCCTCATTAAAGTGATTCGTCACGTCATATCCTTCATACCTCAAAGTTGCTGTGACTGCTTTAGGCGTTTGACAGGCGGTTACACTGCACGGGGCCGTTCCAAACAGCGCCATCGTAACCTCCGCTAAATGCGAAGCATAAAAGAAAAATCCGCCATATTCATTGATGAGGTTCACTGGAGCCGCCACATCCGCCGCTATCACGCCTCCCTTTTTTATCGCCTCTGCTAATTCGGTAATGCCATCTGCATATTTGACAGAAGAGCCTCCTACAAGCGGTACGTGATGCTTTTGAGCCAGTCTTGCCAGCTCCAGCGCTTCCTCCCTGCTTCTGGTAAAGGGTTTGTCAATAAATGCCGGCAGTCCTGCCTCTATAAAGGGACGTGCATAGCCCAGATGATATTTTCCATCCCTTGCCGTTACCATAACGGCATCGACCTTTCCCAGCATATCTTCTGCCTTCTCTGCCAGAATTGCCACATGACATTTTTCCTGTACTTTTTGACTGGCCTCCCGATCGATCCCTCCGACGGCAACTACCTCAATATCCGGATACAAGTCCTTT
This genomic interval from Lachnospiraceae bacterium contains the following:
- a CDS encoding Gfo/Idh/MocA family oxidoreductase, with product MYKVGIMGSENSHAMAFAEIFNLKKDLYPDIEVVAVGGIDREASQKVQEKCHVAILAEKAEDMLGKVDAVMVTARDGKYHLGYARPFIEAGLPAFIDKPFTRSREEALELARLAQKHHVPLVGGSSVKYADGITELAEAIKKGGVIAADVAAPVNLINEYGGFFFYASHLAEVTMALFGTAPCSVTACQTPKAVTATLRYEGYDVTNHFNEGCYHYSATIYQKEQTLFKELDISKIYERECDNFAHMLRTGKMDQTYEELMMPVCYMEAVEKAYQTGVEQKIVPLTL